One window from the genome of Neospora caninum Liverpool complete genome, chromosome VI encodes:
- a CDS encoding 60S ribosomal protein L36, related — MEGIAVGLKRGYVVTKKATPARPSRRPRKLSPRMSSIREIIRQVAGFAPYERRMIELLKIGTAATTKRALKFAKKRLGTHRRGKGKREELQNIVAAQRRKA, encoded by the exons ATGGAGGGCATTGCAG TTGGCCTGAAGCGTGGATATGTGGTCAccaagaaggcgacgcctgcgcgcCCGTCTCGACGACCTCGCAAGCTGTCGCCCCGGATGAGCTCCATTCGGGAAATCATCCGACAAGTTGCAGGGTTCGCGCCGTACGAGCGACGCATGATTGAGCTGCTGAAAATCGGCACCGCCGCAACAACAAAGAGAGCCCTGAAGTTCGCCAAGAAGAGACTGGGAACCCACCGCCGCGGCAAGGGGAAGCGTGAGGAGTTGCAAAACATCGTCGCCGCTCAGCGCAGAAAGGCATAA